One window of the Corynebacterium glutamicum ATCC 13032 genome contains the following:
- a CDS encoding proline--tRNA ligase, protein MITRLSTLFLRTLREDPADAEVPSHKLLVRAGYIRRVAPGIYSWLPLGLRAVRNIEAVVREEMDAIGGQELLFPALLPREPYETTQRWTEYGDSLFRLKDRKGADYLLGPTHEEMFAATVKDLYNSYKDFPVTLYQIQTKYRDEERPRAGVLRGREFVMKDSYSFDISDAGLDESYAKHRAAYQRIFDRLGLEYAICQATSGAMGGSASEEFLAVSENGEDTFVRSTSGNYAANVEAVVTQPGVERDIEGLPEAVTYETPVSETIDALVDWANSIDVQIEGREVTAADTLKCIVVKVREPGAEEAELTGILLPGDREVDMKRLEASLEPAEVELAVESDFADNPFLVKGYVGPVGLAKNGVKVLADPRVVTGTSWITGADEKERHVVGLVAGRDFTPDGFIEAAEIKEGDPAPAGEGTLTLARGIEIGHIFQLGRKYTEAFDVQILDENGKRAIPTMGSYGLGVTRLLAVLAEQRHDDAGLNWSVEVAPYQVHVVAANKDAAAIEAAERFAAELSAAGLDVLFDDRPKVSPGVKFKDAELLGMPFALILGRGYAEGKVELRVRGGEKSELDADQAVAQIVEMVAQARN, encoded by the coding sequence ATGATCACACGTCTTTCCACGCTGTTTTTGCGCACCCTGCGCGAAGACCCTGCAGATGCAGAAGTTCCAAGCCACAAGCTGCTTGTCCGTGCAGGATATATCCGCCGAGTTGCCCCAGGTATCTACTCCTGGTTGCCACTGGGTTTGCGCGCAGTGCGCAACATTGAAGCTGTCGTACGCGAGGAAATGGATGCGATCGGAGGACAGGAGCTGCTCTTCCCAGCACTCCTGCCACGTGAGCCTTATGAAACCACACAGCGTTGGACAGAATACGGCGATTCGCTGTTCCGTCTGAAGGACCGCAAGGGTGCCGACTACCTGCTCGGACCAACCCACGAGGAAATGTTCGCCGCCACGGTGAAGGATCTGTACAACTCCTACAAGGACTTCCCAGTCACCTTGTACCAGATCCAGACCAAGTACCGCGATGAGGAACGCCCACGCGCAGGCGTGCTCCGCGGACGCGAATTTGTGATGAAGGATTCTTACTCCTTCGACATCTCGGATGCTGGTTTGGACGAGTCCTACGCAAAGCACCGCGCAGCGTATCAGCGCATCTTTGACCGCCTTGGCTTGGAATACGCCATCTGCCAGGCAACCTCTGGTGCCATGGGCGGATCCGCTTCCGAGGAATTCCTTGCAGTATCTGAAAACGGCGAAGATACCTTCGTGCGCTCTACCTCCGGCAATTACGCCGCAAACGTGGAAGCTGTTGTTACCCAGCCAGGCGTTGAGCGTGACATCGAAGGCCTGCCAGAAGCAGTCACCTACGAAACTCCTGTTTCTGAAACCATCGATGCTTTGGTTGATTGGGCTAACTCCATCGACGTGCAGATCGAGGGCCGCGAGGTCACCGCAGCTGACACCCTCAAGTGCATCGTGGTGAAGGTCCGCGAGCCAGGTGCCGAAGAAGCAGAACTCACTGGAATCTTGCTTCCAGGTGACCGCGAAGTAGACATGAAGCGCCTCGAGGCATCACTTGAGCCAGCAGAAGTTGAACTCGCAGTGGAATCCGACTTTGCCGACAACCCATTCCTGGTCAAGGGCTACGTCGGACCAGTTGGCCTGGCCAAGAACGGCGTGAAGGTCCTTGCCGATCCTCGCGTTGTCACCGGTACCTCCTGGATCACCGGCGCCGATGAAAAGGAACGCCACGTCGTAGGCCTCGTCGCCGGACGCGATTTCACCCCAGACGGCTTCATCGAAGCTGCAGAAATCAAGGAAGGCGACCCAGCGCCAGCAGGCGAGGGCACCCTCACCCTTGCTCGCGGCATCGAAATTGGCCATATCTTCCAGCTCGGCCGCAAGTACACCGAAGCCTTCGACGTCCAAATCCTGGACGAAAACGGCAAGCGCGCCATCCCAACCATGGGCTCCTACGGCCTCGGTGTCACCCGCCTGCTCGCCGTCCTGGCAGAACAGCGCCACGATGACGCTGGCCTCAACTGGTCCGTCGAAGTCGCTCCGTACCAGGTCCATGTCGTCGCAGCTAACAAAGACGCCGCAGCCATCGAGGCAGCAGAGCGCTTTGCGGCTGAGCTGTCTGCCGCAGGCTTGGACGTGCTTTTCGACGACCGACCCAAGGTTAGCCCTGGCGTAAAGTTCAAAGACGCCGAACTTCTTGGCATGCCATTCGCCTTGATTCTTGGCCGTGGCTACGCCGAAGGCAAGGTTGAACTCCGTGTCCGCGGTGGCGAGAAGTCCGAACTCGACGCAGATCAGGCTGTCGCCCAGATCGTCGAGATGGTTGCTCAAGCCCGCAACTAG
- a CDS encoding ATP-binding protein, whose product MASQQIRYPFSAVVGQDELRLALILTAISPRIGGVVIRGEKGTAKTTTVRAFAGLLGDAPLVNLPLGSTEDRVVGSLNMETVLTTGRAEYQPGLLAQADGGVLYVDEVNLLADHLVDALLDAAASGRVSIERDGISHSSPANFVLVGTMNPEEGELRPQLLDRFGLAVDVAASTNPEVRVEIIRRRLDFENAPEQFMAKWAEQDADTSNRILAAKDLLPGVELPDLILSQIAWLCARIEVDGMRADLVITRTALAHAAWAGRTVVTEEDVEIAARLALPHRRRRNPFDAPEMEERKLQETLQEARDFFKDNEDKGPAAKITDEETGAEAFTDTDNPTEEDGLQGTAQAKAQTTGKVGTAGSGDPFRS is encoded by the coding sequence ATGGCGTCACAACAGATCCGCTATCCATTCTCCGCGGTTGTGGGACAAGACGAGCTTCGGCTTGCGTTGATCCTCACTGCGATTTCCCCACGCATTGGTGGCGTGGTGATTCGAGGTGAGAAGGGTACAGCGAAAACTACCACTGTGCGTGCTTTTGCTGGTCTTTTAGGTGATGCCCCTTTGGTGAACTTGCCTCTCGGATCCACGGAGGATCGTGTGGTGGGTTCCCTCAACATGGAAACTGTGTTGACCACCGGCCGTGCGGAATATCAGCCAGGTTTGCTCGCGCAGGCTGATGGCGGTGTGCTGTATGTCGATGAGGTCAACCTCTTGGCGGATCACCTGGTGGATGCTCTGCTCGATGCAGCTGCAAGCGGTCGCGTCAGCATTGAGCGTGACGGTATTTCGCATTCTTCACCAGCAAACTTTGTGTTGGTGGGCACCATGAATCCGGAGGAAGGCGAGCTGCGCCCGCAGCTGCTGGACCGTTTCGGTTTGGCTGTGGACGTTGCTGCGTCTACGAACCCTGAGGTGCGCGTGGAGATCATTCGCCGCCGGCTTGATTTTGAAAACGCTCCTGAGCAGTTCATGGCTAAGTGGGCTGAGCAAGATGCGGACACCTCCAACCGTATTTTGGCGGCTAAGGATTTGCTGCCTGGTGTGGAGCTGCCGGATCTGATCTTGTCGCAGATTGCGTGGTTGTGTGCACGTATTGAAGTCGACGGTATGCGCGCTGACCTGGTGATCACGCGTACCGCACTTGCTCACGCCGCGTGGGCTGGACGCACTGTGGTTACGGAAGAAGACGTGGAGATCGCAGCTCGCCTAGCGTTGCCGCACCGCCGTCGCCGTAATCCTTTCGATGCTCCAGAAATGGAGGAGCGCAAGCTTCAGGAAACCCTGCAGGAAGCTCGGGACTTCTTCAAAGACAATGAAGATAAAGGACCTGCCGCCAAGATCACCGATGAGGAAACCGGTGCAGAGGCCTTTACCGATACCGACAATCCCACCGAGGAAGACGGTCTGCAAGGAACTGCGCAGGCGAAGGCGCAGACTACTGGAAAGGTAGGTACTGCCGGATCCGGCGACCCCTTTCGCTCCTAG
- a CDS encoding protein adenylyltransferase SelO, which yields MNTAPFKLEADFASALPTMAAPWQGEEAPNPELVILNDDLAYSLGLDPTWLRTPEGVQFLLGLNPEPLTKAVAQAYSGHQFGQFVASLGDGRALLLGEARSADGVLHDIHLKGSGRTQFSRGADGRAVLGPVLREYIISEAMHALGVPTTRSLAVISTGRKIQRGSVAPGAVLVRVATSLIRVGSFQYSNISGGIELSQHLANYTITRHFPSLVAELSAPTPATYVSLFKAILQRQADTVGKWTRLGFVHGALNTDNTLISGETVDYGPCAFMERYRGDAKFSSIDTYGRYKFENQPMILGWNMARLVETLLPLLGATPDEGMTAAQEALVEFDDLCEQAIRKEFATALGLDESDTGTVEQFRELLYLHNPDITTLLRALTDNTAPPSGFEAFVHDWKTQDPDIEAMRAVNPLFIPRNHLVEAALADAVEGNLEKFHELLAAVTNPFDPTAGPDELRLPSEEGFEEDYMTFCGT from the coding sequence ATGAATACTGCACCTTTCAAACTCGAAGCTGACTTCGCATCAGCCCTGCCCACCATGGCAGCCCCCTGGCAAGGTGAGGAAGCCCCCAACCCTGAGCTCGTGATTTTAAATGACGACCTCGCCTACAGCCTCGGGCTTGATCCGACATGGCTTCGCACACCTGAGGGCGTTCAATTTCTTCTCGGACTCAACCCCGAGCCCTTAACAAAAGCAGTTGCGCAGGCCTATTCCGGCCACCAATTCGGACAGTTTGTGGCAAGCCTTGGTGATGGCCGAGCGCTTCTTCTCGGCGAAGCCCGCTCAGCTGACGGCGTACTGCATGATATCCACCTCAAAGGATCTGGACGAACCCAATTCTCCCGAGGAGCCGATGGACGCGCCGTCCTTGGCCCCGTCTTACGCGAATACATCATCTCCGAAGCGATGCATGCACTTGGTGTTCCCACCACCAGGTCACTTGCAGTAATTAGCACCGGTAGGAAAATCCAACGAGGAAGCGTAGCCCCAGGCGCAGTCCTTGTTCGAGTAGCAACCAGCCTCATTCGAGTCGGATCCTTCCAATACTCCAACATCTCTGGTGGCATCGAACTATCTCAACACCTGGCGAACTATACGATCACCAGGCATTTCCCTTCGTTGGTAGCTGAACTATCCGCACCAACCCCCGCAACTTATGTATCACTGTTTAAAGCGATTCTTCAGCGCCAAGCAGACACCGTTGGAAAATGGACCAGGCTGGGTTTCGTTCACGGAGCCCTCAACACAGACAACACGTTGATATCCGGAGAAACTGTTGACTACGGCCCATGCGCTTTCATGGAGCGCTACCGTGGCGACGCGAAATTTAGCTCCATCGACACTTATGGTCGCTACAAATTTGAAAACCAACCTATGATCCTCGGATGGAACATGGCCCGCCTCGTAGAAACCCTCCTCCCACTCCTGGGCGCCACACCAGACGAAGGCATGACAGCAGCCCAAGAAGCTCTCGTAGAATTCGATGACCTCTGCGAACAAGCAATCCGAAAAGAATTCGCCACTGCACTGGGCCTTGACGAGTCAGACACCGGCACGGTAGAGCAGTTCCGTGAACTGCTCTACCTCCATAACCCCGACATCACCACGCTGCTGCGCGCACTCACCGACAACACCGCACCACCGAGTGGCTTTGAAGCATTCGTTCACGACTGGAAAACCCAAGACCCAGATATCGAAGCAATGCGAGCAGTAAATCCACTTTTCATTCCACGCAATCACCTCGTGGAAGCTGCTCTCGCAGACGCAGTTGAAGGGAATCTAGAAAAGTTCCACGAACTCCTCGCTGCTGTCACCAATCCTTTTGATCCAACTGCGGGCCCCGATGAACTACGCCTGCCAAGCGAAGAAGGATTTGAAGAAGACTACATGACCTTCTGCGGTACCTAG
- the yaaA gene encoding peroxide stress protein YaaA, with protein sequence MLIVLPPSETKTHGGSGKPLDFHHLSFPSLTKARQTILADLQALEVDEALKVLGISEKLRPEAESNRALETSPTMPAIFRYSGVLYDALDAATLPEKALERLAIGSALFGVIHATDPIPHYRLSGGTKLPTKSGELPTMKARWGTSISEALIDVNQLVIDLRSGTYQQLGRVKDAVTVRVESVMEDGSRKVVSHFNKHYKGELARVLALSEKEAHNAEDVMSIAQAAGLVVEENPNHKETLTLVV encoded by the coding sequence ATGCTTATTGTGTTGCCTCCCTCAGAAACTAAGACCCACGGCGGTTCAGGAAAACCTCTGGATTTTCACCATTTGAGTTTCCCGTCGCTCACCAAGGCACGCCAAACAATACTCGCTGACCTGCAAGCTTTGGAGGTAGATGAGGCGCTGAAAGTTTTGGGCATTTCTGAAAAGCTCCGCCCTGAGGCCGAATCCAATCGCGCGCTGGAGACCAGCCCTACGATGCCTGCGATTTTTCGGTATTCCGGAGTGCTTTATGATGCGCTCGACGCTGCAACGCTGCCGGAGAAAGCACTGGAACGCCTCGCCATCGGCTCGGCACTTTTCGGCGTCATCCACGCCACCGATCCGATCCCGCATTACCGCCTGTCCGGCGGCACAAAACTGCCCACCAAAAGCGGCGAGCTGCCCACCATGAAGGCGCGTTGGGGCACAAGCATCAGCGAAGCGCTTATCGACGTCAACCAGCTGGTGATTGATCTTCGCAGCGGGACCTACCAACAGTTGGGTCGCGTAAAAGACGCCGTCACGGTACGCGTGGAATCAGTCATGGAGGATGGCTCCCGCAAAGTAGTCAGCCACTTTAACAAACACTACAAAGGTGAACTCGCCCGCGTGCTCGCGCTCTCTGAAAAAGAAGCACACAACGCAGAGGACGTAATGAGCATTGCGCAGGCTGCGGGCCTTGTGGTGGAGGAAAACCCCAACCACAAGGAAACCCTCACTCTGGTTGTCTAG
- the cobA gene encoding uroporphyrinogen-III C-methyltransferase, which produces MTISQENQPIIQPVSLIGGGPGAWDLITVRGMNRLQEADVILADHLGPTDELEKLCDISSKTVVDVSKLPYGRQVTQERTNEMLVEYAQQGLKVVRLKGGDPYVFGRGFEELEFLGEHGIECEVIPGVTSAVSVPAAAGIPITNRGVVHSFTVVSGHLPPGHPKSLVDWAALAKSGGTLSIIMGVKNAGAIAEALMDGGLDADTPAAVIQEGTTDAQRSVRCTLGTLGAVMVEEEIKPPAVYVIGQVAGL; this is translated from the coding sequence ATGACGATTTCCCAAGAAAACCAGCCAATAATCCAGCCAGTCTCCTTAATTGGTGGAGGTCCTGGTGCATGGGACTTAATTACGGTGCGTGGGATGAATCGCCTTCAGGAGGCTGATGTCATTTTGGCTGATCACTTGGGGCCCACTGATGAGTTGGAAAAATTGTGCGACATCAGCTCGAAGACTGTTGTTGATGTGTCCAAGCTTCCGTATGGGCGGCAGGTCACTCAGGAGCGTACTAATGAGATGCTTGTTGAATACGCACAGCAGGGACTAAAGGTGGTTCGCCTTAAAGGTGGTGACCCTTATGTCTTCGGTCGGGGTTTTGAAGAGTTGGAGTTTTTGGGCGAGCATGGAATTGAATGCGAGGTCATTCCGGGTGTGACCAGTGCGGTGTCCGTTCCAGCGGCGGCAGGTATTCCTATTACTAATCGGGGAGTGGTGCATTCCTTTACCGTGGTGTCTGGACATTTGCCTCCAGGCCATCCGAAGTCACTGGTTGATTGGGCTGCGTTGGCCAAATCGGGTGGCACCTTGTCCATCATCATGGGTGTGAAAAATGCGGGTGCGATTGCCGAGGCGCTCATGGACGGCGGGCTTGATGCAGATACTCCAGCAGCTGTTATTCAGGAAGGCACTACTGATGCACAACGCTCAGTTCGGTGCACCTTGGGCACATTGGGTGCAGTCATGGTGGAGGAAGAGATTAAGCCTCCAGCTGTGTATGTCATTGGACAAGTTGCTGGCCTCTAA
- a CDS encoding ABC transporter ATP-binding protein, producing the protein MTTNIPQTPNHEGEQPLLELKDLKISFTSSTGVVDAVRGANLTIYPGQSVAIVGESGSGKSTTAMSIIGLLPGTGKVTEGSIMFDGQDITGLSNKQMEKYRGSEIGLVPQDPMTNLNPVWRIGTQVKESLRANHVVPGSEMDKRVAEVLAEAGLPDAERRAKQYPHEFSGGMRQRALIAIGLAARPKLLIADEPTSALDVTVQRQILDHLETLTKDLGTAVLFITHDLGLAAERAEHLVVMHRGRIVESGPSLKILRNPQHPYTQRLVKAAPSLASARIQSAQEQGIESAELLSATAVAEGTIPEMEEKVIEVKNLTREFDIRGARGDKKKLKAVDDVSFFVRKGTTTALVGESGSGKSTVANMVLNLLEPTSGEVLYNGTDLTSLSHKEIFQMRRKLQVVFQNPYGSLDPMYSIYRCIEEPLTIHKVGGDRKAREARVAELLDMVSMPRSTMRRYPNELSGGQRQRIAIARALALNPEVIVLDEAVSALDVLVQNQILTLLAELQQELKLTYLFITHDLAVVRQTADDVVVMQKGRIVEKGRTDDIFNDPQQHYTRDLINAVPGLGIELGTGENLV; encoded by the coding sequence ATGACCACCAACATCCCACAAACCCCCAACCACGAGGGTGAACAGCCACTGCTCGAGCTGAAGGATCTAAAGATTTCCTTCACCTCCTCCACCGGTGTTGTCGACGCTGTCCGTGGCGCAAACCTCACCATTTATCCTGGCCAATCTGTTGCCATCGTGGGTGAATCCGGTTCAGGTAAATCGACCACGGCAATGTCGATCATCGGTCTGCTTCCAGGCACCGGCAAAGTGACCGAAGGTTCCATCATGTTTGATGGCCAAGACATCACAGGCTTGAGTAACAAGCAGATGGAAAAGTACCGCGGTTCAGAAATCGGACTGGTCCCCCAGGATCCGATGACCAACTTGAACCCGGTGTGGCGCATCGGCACCCAGGTCAAGGAATCCCTCCGAGCCAACCACGTGGTTCCAGGCTCAGAGATGGACAAGCGCGTGGCAGAAGTTCTGGCCGAGGCAGGTCTTCCTGATGCTGAGCGTCGCGCAAAGCAGTACCCACATGAGTTCTCTGGCGGTATGCGCCAGCGCGCACTGATCGCCATTGGTTTGGCGGCACGCCCGAAGCTCTTGATCGCCGACGAGCCCACCTCTGCGCTGGATGTCACCGTGCAGCGCCAAATCCTTGATCACCTTGAAACACTGACCAAGGATCTCGGCACCGCAGTGCTATTTATTACCCACGACTTGGGCCTTGCCGCTGAGCGCGCGGAGCACCTCGTGGTGATGCACCGCGGACGCATCGTGGAGTCCGGGCCATCATTGAAGATTCTGCGCAATCCACAGCACCCATATACCCAACGCTTGGTTAAGGCTGCGCCGTCTCTGGCTTCTGCACGTATTCAAAGTGCGCAGGAACAAGGCATTGAATCTGCAGAACTGCTCTCTGCAACGGCCGTTGCTGAGGGCACTATTCCAGAGATGGAAGAAAAAGTTATCGAGGTGAAAAACCTCACCCGCGAATTTGATATCCGCGGTGCCCGTGGCGATAAGAAGAAGCTGAAGGCCGTTGATGATGTGTCCTTCTTCGTACGTAAAGGCACCACCACCGCACTTGTGGGTGAATCCGGTTCGGGTAAATCCACCGTGGCCAACATGGTGCTCAACCTTCTCGAGCCAACCAGCGGAGAGGTGCTCTACAACGGCACCGATCTTACGTCCTTGAGCCACAAGGAAATCTTCCAAATGCGACGCAAACTGCAGGTGGTGTTCCAGAACCCCTACGGCTCGCTTGATCCGATGTACTCCATCTACCGGTGTATTGAGGAACCGCTGACCATCCACAAGGTTGGTGGAGACCGCAAGGCACGCGAAGCTCGCGTCGCTGAACTTCTCGATATGGTGTCCATGCCCAGGTCCACCATGCGCCGCTACCCCAACGAGCTTTCCGGTGGCCAACGTCAGCGCATCGCCATCGCCCGTGCATTGGCACTGAATCCAGAAGTGATCGTGTTGGATGAAGCGGTTTCCGCTTTGGACGTGTTGGTTCAGAACCAGATCCTCACCCTGCTTGCAGAACTTCAGCAGGAACTGAAGCTCACCTATTTGTTCATCACCCACGACTTGGCCGTTGTTCGACAAACCGCCGACGATGTTGTGGTGATGCAAAAGGGACGAATCGTTGAAAAGGGTCGTACCGACGACATCTTCAACGATCCTCAGCAGCACTACACCCGCGATTTGATCAATGCGGTACCTGGTCTGGGAATCGAGTTGGGTACTGGAGAAAACCTGGTTTAA
- a CDS encoding vWA domain-containing protein: MGEEDSTPGRRSKAYSRQGADVRPMKGGHGINLVGTLMAATERGANIVEGVVDFRPTDLRGSLRRGREANLIVFVVDTSGSMAARSRVRAVTGTITSMLNDAYQRRDKVAVIAVNGNKPTLVLNPTNSVEQAQQKLKDMPMGGRTPLAEGLLMAKDLMARELRKEPGRRAILMVMTDGQDTSDAGEAGIATAAETVVKSRLSGNVVIDCEGRLKVRKERAGVLAEMLGGVCVRLRDLNSEHIKMVINA; the protein is encoded by the coding sequence ATGGGGGAGGAGGACTCCACCCCAGGTAGGCGTTCCAAGGCGTATTCGCGCCAGGGCGCTGATGTCCGCCCCATGAAGGGTGGACACGGCATCAACTTAGTGGGCACGCTCATGGCGGCTACGGAACGCGGCGCCAACATTGTTGAAGGCGTGGTCGATTTCCGGCCCACGGACCTGCGGGGTTCGCTGCGCCGTGGGCGCGAAGCCAACCTCATCGTGTTCGTCGTCGACACATCGGGGTCGATGGCTGCGCGTTCCAGGGTGCGTGCGGTCACCGGGACTATTACCTCTATGCTTAACGACGCCTACCAGCGCCGCGACAAGGTTGCGGTTATCGCGGTCAACGGCAACAAGCCGACACTGGTGTTGAATCCAACAAATTCTGTGGAGCAAGCTCAGCAGAAATTAAAGGATATGCCGATGGGTGGTCGCACTCCACTGGCAGAGGGGCTGCTCATGGCCAAGGATCTCATGGCAAGGGAACTCCGAAAGGAACCCGGCCGACGCGCGATCCTCATGGTGATGACCGATGGCCAAGACACCTCCGATGCCGGCGAAGCAGGCATTGCCACCGCGGCGGAAACAGTGGTGAAATCACGACTGTCCGGCAACGTGGTCATCGACTGCGAAGGCCGACTCAAAGTGCGCAAAGAGCGCGCCGGGGTGTTGGCTGAAATGCTCGGTGGTGTGTGCGTGAGATTGCGTGATCTTAACTCCGAGCACATCAAAATGGTGATTAACGCCTAG
- the mqo gene encoding malate dehydrogenase (quinone), with product MSDSPKNAPRITDEADVVLIGAGIMSSTLGAMLRQLEPSWTQIVFERLDGPAQESSSPWNNAGTGHSALCELNYTPEVKGKVEIAKAVGINEKFQVSRQFWSHLVEEGVLSDPKEFINPVPHVSFGQGADQVAYIKARYEALKDHPLFQGMTYADDEATFTEKLPLMAKGRDFSDPVAISWIDEGTDINYGAQTKQYLDAAEVEGTEIRYGHEVKSIKADGAKWIVTVKNVHTGDTKTIKANFVFVGAGGYALDLLRSAGIPQVKGFAGFPVSGLWLRCTNEELIEQHAAKVYGKASVGAPPMSVPHLDTRVIEGEKGLLFGPYGGWTPKFLKEGSYLDLFKSIRPDNIPSYLGVAAQEFDLTKYLVTEVLKDQDKRMDALREYMPEAQNGDWETIVAGQRVQVIKPAGFPKFGSLEFGTTLINNSEGTIAGLLGASPGASIAPSAMIELLERCFGDRMIEWGDKLKDMIPSYGKKLASEPALFEQQWARTQKTLKLEEA from the coding sequence ATGTCAGATTCCCCGAAGAACGCACCGAGGATTACCGATGAGGCAGATGTAGTTCTCATTGGTGCCGGTATCATGAGCTCCACGCTGGGTGCAATGCTGCGTCAGCTGGAGCCAAGCTGGACTCAGATCGTCTTCGAGCGTTTGGATGGACCGGCACAAGAGTCGTCCTCCCCGTGGAACAATGCAGGAACCGGCCACTCTGCTCTATGCGAGCTGAACTACACCCCAGAGGTTAAGGGCAAGGTTGAAATTGCCAAGGCTGTAGGAATCAACGAGAAGTTCCAGGTTTCCCGTCAGTTCTGGTCTCACCTCGTTGAAGAGGGAGTGCTGTCTGATCCTAAGGAATTCATCAACCCTGTTCCTCACGTATCTTTCGGCCAGGGCGCAGATCAGGTTGCATACATCAAGGCTCGCTACGAAGCTTTGAAGGATCACCCACTCTTCCAGGGCATGACCTACGCTGACGATGAAGCTACCTTCACCGAGAAGCTGCCTTTGATGGCAAAGGGCCGTGACTTCTCTGATCCAGTAGCAATCTCTTGGATCGATGAAGGCACCGACATCAACTACGGTGCTCAGACCAAGCAGTACCTGGATGCAGCTGAAGTTGAAGGCACTGAAATCCGCTATGGCCACGAAGTCAAGAGCATCAAGGCTGATGGCGCAAAGTGGATCGTGACCGTCAAGAACGTACACACTGGCGACACCAAGACCATCAAGGCAAACTTCGTGTTCGTCGGCGCAGGCGGATACGCACTGGATCTGCTTCGCAGCGCAGGCATCCCACAGGTCAAGGGCTTCGCTGGATTCCCAGTATCCGGCCTGTGGCTTCGTTGCACCAACGAGGAACTGATCGAGCAGCACGCAGCCAAGGTATATGGCAAGGCATCTGTTGGCGCTCCTCCAATGTCTGTTCCTCACCTTGACACCCGCGTTATCGAGGGTGAAAAGGGTCTGCTCTTTGGACCTTACGGTGGCTGGACCCCTAAGTTCTTGAAGGAAGGCTCCTACCTGGACCTGTTCAAGTCCATCCGCCCAGACAACATTCCTTCCTACCTTGGCGTTGCTGCTCAGGAATTTGATCTGACCAAGTACCTTGTCACTGAAGTTCTCAAGGACCAGGACAAGCGTATGGATGCTCTTCGCGAGTACATGCCAGAGGCACAAAACGGCGATTGGGAGACCATCGTTGCCGGACAGCGTGTTCAGGTTATTAAGCCTGCAGGATTCCCTAAGTTCGGTTCCCTGGAATTCGGCACCACCTTGATCAACAACTCCGAAGGCACCATCGCCGGATTGCTCGGTGCTTCCCCTGGAGCATCCATCGCACCTTCCGCAATGATCGAGCTGCTTGAGCGTTGCTTCGGTGACCGCATGATCGAGTGGGGCGACAAGCTGAAGGACATGATCCCTTCCTACGGCAAGAAGCTTGCTTCCGAGCCAGCACTGTTTGAGCAGCAGTGGGCACGCACCCAGAAGACCCTGAAGCTTGAGGAAGCCTAA
- a CDS encoding VOC family protein: MFYPGGMQKITPNIWCQGTADEAAEFYVNAFSEFPGGAEVLTTVKYPEAGLLDFQEPFAGKTLTVELAISGFKIILINAGEEFTPNPSISFMVNFDAVRDENAKEHLDAVWEKLHEGGSTLMPVDTYPFSEYYGWVQDKYGVSWQLMLSRPEEKPGPAVIPTLLFGGAAQNQAGPAQENYVEVFPNSQLGDRAPYGQQTGPATPEALMFSQFQLDGQWIFAMDSGVEQDFTFSEGVSLMYEAHGQEELDAIWNALSAVPEAEACGWLKDKFGVSWQIVPDNMEELMAKPGAYEKLLAMKKINIAEF, translated from the coding sequence GTGTTCTATCCTGGCGGCATGCAAAAAATCACCCCAAACATCTGGTGCCAAGGCACCGCAGACGAAGCAGCCGAATTCTACGTCAATGCGTTTTCTGAGTTTCCGGGTGGCGCAGAAGTACTCACCACAGTTAAGTATCCCGAAGCTGGCTTGCTGGACTTCCAGGAGCCTTTCGCAGGAAAAACCTTGACGGTGGAACTCGCTATCTCAGGCTTTAAGATCATCTTGATCAATGCTGGTGAAGAGTTCACTCCCAACCCATCGATCAGCTTCATGGTGAATTTTGATGCGGTGCGTGATGAAAATGCCAAAGAGCACCTTGATGCGGTGTGGGAAAAACTCCATGAAGGCGGCAGCACACTGATGCCAGTCGATACTTACCCATTTTCGGAATACTACGGGTGGGTACAAGACAAATATGGTGTGAGCTGGCAATTGATGCTCAGCCGCCCAGAAGAAAAGCCAGGTCCCGCAGTAATCCCAACGCTCTTATTTGGTGGGGCAGCTCAAAATCAGGCAGGCCCAGCTCAAGAAAACTACGTTGAGGTGTTCCCGAACTCCCAACTTGGTGATCGTGCACCTTATGGACAGCAAACAGGTCCTGCCACTCCTGAGGCCCTCATGTTTTCCCAGTTCCAACTCGACGGTCAGTGGATTTTCGCGATGGATTCCGGAGTTGAGCAAGATTTCACCTTCAGTGAGGGTGTCTCATTGATGTATGAAGCTCATGGTCAAGAAGAACTCGATGCCATCTGGAATGCACTCTCGGCAGTTCCAGAAGCTGAGGCTTGTGGTTGGTTGAAGGACAAGTTCGGCGTGAGCTGGCAGATTGTTCCCGACAACATGGAGGAGCTCATGGCTAAACCCGGCGCGTATGAAAAGCTTCTTGCGATGAAGAAGATCAATATCGCGGAGTTCTAG